A window of the Cuculus canorus isolate bCucCan1 chromosome 3, bCucCan1.pri, whole genome shotgun sequence genome harbors these coding sequences:
- the RIPPLY2 gene encoding protein ripply2 has translation MSRGRWTIKPSGAGRTRRAARMEGGGMGCGCLRPPSAALPPQGCSTLSASSRCGDALTALPPQRCSTLSSSSRCGDALTALPPQGCSTLSASSRCGDALTALPFWRPWVGEEGRRSGPSRNAPRSPCALAGASRKLEQYTHPVRLFWPKSRCYDYLYQEAEALLKNFPVQATISFYEDSDSEDDEDELEQDSRTESDC, from the exons ATGAGCCGGGGGAGGTGGACTATAAAACCCTCCGGGGCGGGCAGGACCCGGCGAGCGGcgaggatggagggaggagggatggggtgcGGCTGCCTCCGCCCGCCCTCGGCGGCGCTGCCCCCGCAGGGATGCTCGACCCTCTCCGCCTCCTCCCGGTGCGGGGATGCTCTCACGGCGCTGCCCCCGCAGAGATGTTCgaccctctcctcctcctcccggtGCGGGGATGCTCTCACGGCGCTGCCCCCGCAGGGATGCTCGACCCTCTCCGCCTCCTCCCGGTGCGGGGATGCTCTCACGGCTCTGCCCTTCTGGAGGCCCTGGGTGGGCGAGGAGGGCAGGCGGAGCGGCCCCAGCCGCAACGCG cctCGCAGCCCCTGCGCGCTGGCGGGAGCCTCCCGAAAGCTGGAGCAGTACACGCACCCCGTCAG ACTATTTTGGCCCAAATCAAGGTGCTACGATTACTTATATCAGGAAGCtgaagcacttctgaaaaactTTCCAGTTCAAGCTACAATTTCCTTTTATGAAGATTCAGATAgtgaagatgatgaagatgaaCTGGAACAAGACTCAAGAACAGAATCAGATTGCTGA